One segment of Strix uralensis isolate ZFMK-TIS-50842 chromosome 11, bStrUra1, whole genome shotgun sequence DNA contains the following:
- the RPS27L gene encoding ribosomal protein eS27-like codes for MRMRLLPGFWNPSETGAPAASGPAAPPRGTHHRRESAGCPERRGAALAPAGSARGRGGPAAGARGALAAAMPLAKDLVHPSLEDEKRKHKKKRLVQSPNSYFMDVKCPGCYKITTVFSHAQTVVLCVGCSTVLCQPTGGKARLTEGCSFRRKQH; via the exons ATGAGGATGAGGCTCCTGCCCGGTTTCTGGAACCCGTCAGAAACCGGCGCCCCGGCAgcctccggccccgccgccccgccccgcgggacGCACCATAGACGCGAGTCCGCCGGGTGCCCAGAGCGGCGCGGCGCTGCCCTGGCGCCCGCCGGAAGCGCACGGGGAaggggcgggccggcggcgggcgcgcgcgggGCGCTGGCGGCGGCCATGCCT CTGGCGAAAGATCTAGTGCACCCCTCCTTGGAGGATGAGAAGAGAAAGCACAAAAAGAAACGGCTGGTGCAGAGCCCGAACTCCTACTTTATGGATGTAAAATGTCCAG GATGCTACAAGATCACCACTGTTTTCAGCCATGCTCAGACAGTAGTTCTGTGTGTAGGGTGCTCAACTGTGCTGTGTCAGCCTACTGGGGGGAAAGCCAGGCTCACAGAAG GCTGTTCATTTAGAAGAAAGCAACACTGA
- the LACTB gene encoding serine beta-lactamase-like protein LACTB, mitochondrial isoform X1 translates to MHGLARALRRAAAPGRPAAPRRGGGGAGARPWGWGLALGLALGVKVQTPASCEADGGQEAEASPLPPPRGFGAAIERSRDLLRRIKDEAGIPGILVGVSVDGKEVWSEGLGYADVENRVVCKPETIMRIASISKCLTMMAVAKLWEEGKLDLDAPVQKYVPEFPEKVYEGEKVAITTRLLVSHLSGIRHYEKDITKVKEEKEKANRALKLTKPYQDKEQKEKEGKGIEKTDSVKPRKEHEGEVKSRISKPGRRDKEFEQEEYYLKEKFESVIESLKIFKNDPLFFKPGSQFLYSTYGFTLLSAVVERVSGQKFTDYMLKMFHDLDMLSTVLDDNEAMIYNRARCYVYNKKGRLVNAPYVDNSYKWAGGGFLSSVGDLLKFGNALLYSYQAGQFKNTNGKLLPGYLKADTVAMMWTPVPKTEVSWDRDGKYAMAWAVVEKKQQCGCCRQQRHYASHTGGAVGASSVLLILPEELGSEAIDTGLVAPPRGVIVSIICNMQSVSLNSTALKIAREFDKEKWAQYVD, encoded by the exons ATGCACGGCCTGGCGCGGGCcctgcggcgggcggcggctcccgggCGGCCCGCGGCGCCCCGGCGAgggggcggcggagccggggcgcggccctggggctgggggctggcgcTGGGGCTGGCGCTGGGGGTGAAGGTGCAGACGCCCGCGAGTTGCGAGGCTGACGGCGGGCAGGAGGCGGAGGCGAGTCCGCTGCCGCCCCCTCGGGGCTTCGGCGCGGCCATCGAGAGGAGCCGGGACCTGCTGCGGCGGATTAAG GATGAAGCAGGAATCCCAGGTATACTAGTTGGAGTTTCTGTAGATGGCAAGGAAGTCTGGTCAGAAG gttTGGGTTATGCTGATGTAGAGAATCGTGTAGTATGTAAGCCAGAGACGATCATGCGAATTGCGAGTATTAGCAAGTGTCTTACAATGATGGCTGTTGCTAAATTGTGGGAAGAGGGGAAACTGGATTTAGATGCTCCAGTGCAAAAATATGTCCCTGAATTTCCAGAAAAAGTCTACGAGGGTGAAAAG GTTGCTATTACTACAAGACTGTTAGTTTCACATCTGAGTGGGATTCGTCACTATGAAAAAGATATTAcaaaagtaaaggaagaaaaagaaaaggcaaacagAGCATTGAAACTAACAAAACCCTATCaggataaagaacaaaaagaaaaagaaggcaaagGGATTGAAAAGACTGATTCTGTCAAACCGAGAAAAGAACACGAAGGTGAGGTAAAAAGCCGAATTTCAAAACCTGGCAGGAGAGACAAGgaatttgagcaagaagagtattatttgaaggaaaaatttgAAAGCGTGATTGAATCactgaagatatttaaaaatgaTCCTTTATTCTTTAAACCAG GTAGTCAGTTCTTGTATTCAACATACGGCTTTACTCTGTTAAGTGCTGTTGTGGAGAGAGTTTCAGGACAAAAATTTACAGATTATATGCTAAAAATGTTTCATGATTTGGATATGCTATCAACTGTACTAGATGACAATGAAGCAATGATCTATAACAGAGCAAG GTGTTATGTTTACAACAAAAAGGGACGGCTGGTAAACGCGCCGTACGTGGACAACTCTTACAAGTGGGCTGGTGGTGGTTTTCTGTCGTCAGTAGGTGACCTTCTGAAATTTGGAAATGCCTTGTTGTACAGTTATCAAGCCGGACAGTTTAAAAACACTAATGGCAAACTTCTTCCTGGGTACCTCAAAGCAGACACAGTCGCAATGATGTGGACACCAGTGCCAAAAACAGAAGTATCGTGGGACAGGGATGGTAAATATGCAATGGCTTGGGCTGTAGTAGAGAAAAAACAACAATGTGGCTGTTGCAGACAGCAGAGACACTATGCATCTCATACGGGTGGTGCAGTGGGGGCAAGTAGTGTCCTCCTAATTCTTCCTGAAGAGCTGGGCTCTGAAGCTATAGATACTGGGCTAGTGGCACCACCTAGAGGAGTAATTGTCAGTATTATCTGTAATATGCAATCAGTTTCACTCAACAGCACTGCCTTAAAGATTGCAAGGGAATTTGATAAAGAAAAGTGGGCACAAtatgtagattaa
- the LACTB gene encoding serine beta-lactamase-like protein LACTB, mitochondrial isoform X2, producing the protein MQLPGLLLSRDEAGIPGILVGVSVDGKEVWSEGLGYADVENRVVCKPETIMRIASISKCLTMMAVAKLWEEGKLDLDAPVQKYVPEFPEKVYEGEKVAITTRLLVSHLSGIRHYEKDITKVKEEKEKANRALKLTKPYQDKEQKEKEGKGIEKTDSVKPRKEHEGEVKSRISKPGRRDKEFEQEEYYLKEKFESVIESLKIFKNDPLFFKPGSQFLYSTYGFTLLSAVVERVSGQKFTDYMLKMFHDLDMLSTVLDDNEAMIYNRARCYVYNKKGRLVNAPYVDNSYKWAGGGFLSSVGDLLKFGNALLYSYQAGQFKNTNGKLLPGYLKADTVAMMWTPVPKTEVSWDRDGKYAMAWAVVEKKQQCGCCRQQRHYASHTGGAVGASSVLLILPEELGSEAIDTGLVAPPRGVIVSIICNMQSVSLNSTALKIAREFDKEKWAQYVD; encoded by the exons GATGAAGCAGGAATCCCAGGTATACTAGTTGGAGTTTCTGTAGATGGCAAGGAAGTCTGGTCAGAAG gttTGGGTTATGCTGATGTAGAGAATCGTGTAGTATGTAAGCCAGAGACGATCATGCGAATTGCGAGTATTAGCAAGTGTCTTACAATGATGGCTGTTGCTAAATTGTGGGAAGAGGGGAAACTGGATTTAGATGCTCCAGTGCAAAAATATGTCCCTGAATTTCCAGAAAAAGTCTACGAGGGTGAAAAG GTTGCTATTACTACAAGACTGTTAGTTTCACATCTGAGTGGGATTCGTCACTATGAAAAAGATATTAcaaaagtaaaggaagaaaaagaaaaggcaaacagAGCATTGAAACTAACAAAACCCTATCaggataaagaacaaaaagaaaaagaaggcaaagGGATTGAAAAGACTGATTCTGTCAAACCGAGAAAAGAACACGAAGGTGAGGTAAAAAGCCGAATTTCAAAACCTGGCAGGAGAGACAAGgaatttgagcaagaagagtattatttgaaggaaaaatttgAAAGCGTGATTGAATCactgaagatatttaaaaatgaTCCTTTATTCTTTAAACCAG GTAGTCAGTTCTTGTATTCAACATACGGCTTTACTCTGTTAAGTGCTGTTGTGGAGAGAGTTTCAGGACAAAAATTTACAGATTATATGCTAAAAATGTTTCATGATTTGGATATGCTATCAACTGTACTAGATGACAATGAAGCAATGATCTATAACAGAGCAAG GTGTTATGTTTACAACAAAAAGGGACGGCTGGTAAACGCGCCGTACGTGGACAACTCTTACAAGTGGGCTGGTGGTGGTTTTCTGTCGTCAGTAGGTGACCTTCTGAAATTTGGAAATGCCTTGTTGTACAGTTATCAAGCCGGACAGTTTAAAAACACTAATGGCAAACTTCTTCCTGGGTACCTCAAAGCAGACACAGTCGCAATGATGTGGACACCAGTGCCAAAAACAGAAGTATCGTGGGACAGGGATGGTAAATATGCAATGGCTTGGGCTGTAGTAGAGAAAAAACAACAATGTGGCTGTTGCAGACAGCAGAGACACTATGCATCTCATACGGGTGGTGCAGTGGGGGCAAGTAGTGTCCTCCTAATTCTTCCTGAAGAGCTGGGCTCTGAAGCTATAGATACTGGGCTAGTGGCACCACCTAGAGGAGTAATTGTCAGTATTATCTGTAATATGCAATCAGTTTCACTCAACAGCACTGCCTTAAAGATTGCAAGGGAATTTGATAAAGAAAAGTGGGCACAAtatgtagattaa